The genomic DNA ttgacctcCTCGCAGGATTCGAGGTTTGTGAGTTCTGTGTTGGTGTTTCCCGTAGAAAACAGGGAGTCCGAGTGGATTTCCGTGGAGCTGAGCTTGCCAGCGTCGGAAAGGTCGCCAGACCTGAGCTTGTGCCAGGCATTGCCGTTAGACGGCAGCACGACGTTGGCAGCGATCTCCACGATCATGAGCCCGAGCGAAAAGATGTCCGCCCGGAAGTCATAGATGCAGTCGGATATGATCTCGGGCGCGATGTACTCGCGGTCGCCCTCGTTTTCGAGCTCTGTTTGCCCGACAGGTAGCTTTGCGGCCATGCCAAAGTCGGCTAACTTTAGGCTGCCCTCGAAGGTGATCAGCACGTTCGCGGGTTTGAGGTCTAGATGGGCGATCTGGCAGGAGTCATGCACGAAGCGGAGCGCCAGGCTCAGCTCAACGATGATCTTCCATATACGCCAGTCCTCGAGACGCGAGTTCTTGTTTATGATCTGTTTCTTCAGAAAGGTGTCTAGGTCGCCGTTCTCGCAGTACTCGGTCATCACGTAGAAGTAGCCCTGGTACTTCCAGGAGCTGATGAAGTCGAGCACGTACTCCTTGCCCTCCTCGTCGAGCTTGCTCTCGCTGATGGTGGAGAGGATTTCAATCTCTTGGAGTATGCGCGCGGTGGTATTGAATTTGTCGGGCCGCATGCTCTTAACCGCGTATTTGGTGTTGGTCGGCTGAAAGGTGACCTGGTAGACGGTAGAGAACTGGCCACTGCCAATGGACCCGAcattcaagaacttggtCGAGAGGTGGGAGTCCGGGCTTGTCTGGAACTGCTTCACGGAGGGCGAGGTGGGGCGGCTGATCTTGGCGTTGATGGAGCGCCTGGGCCGCGAGGTCATGAACGGCGACGGCTGTTTGATGGCGAAAGGGGCCTTGGTGGGCGTGCGCGAAGGACTGCTGGGGTCCGCGGAGAAGGTGATGGTGGGGGCCGTGGACGGAACACAGTCTGAGAGGAAGGagtcgtcgtcgtcgttgcCGTAGAGGTCGTCGGTGAACTGCTGGAGGGTGCTGGTGAGCACGGTGTTGCTGAACATCTTGGAGGCGTGGGCGCGCTTAGTCTTGGCCGAGGGCAAGAAGGAGCTGGATATGTTGGAGGACTCGAAGCGCGAGGACGCGGAACCGAGGGGGGACGCTTGGGACGAGCCGAAGGGCACCGTTATGGATGTGTGGGAGTGGACCGGGGAGTCCATGATGGAGGAGACGGAGGTGTTTTTGGCCAACGGCGACTTTTTCACGGGCGTGTCCGGGGTGGTGATCTTCTGGGGCATGAGGTGGGACTTTGTCTTGGAGACGAGGCCCGAGGACGCGAACGCGGTCTGGTCCGGAACGGCACCGCTGAAGGCCTGCTGGTCGAGGGTCTTGCGGTGCTTGGCGGCGGCCGCTTCGGCGGTCGCGTTGGCGGCCACGTCTGCAGCGCGCAGCGCGGGGTCCGGCGGCTGTTTGTAGCGCCATTTGCGGAGGATGGCCGGATCGTTGACAAACGGCGAGAGCTCGCTCTTGCTGGCGGACCGCTTGAGCGTGGCAGGCCGCTCGGGCTGCTCCTCGAAGGGGCTCCAGCTGTCCATGTAGTCGTTGATGGCCGGGATCTGCATGAGGTTGAGCGTACGCGCGCTACGAGTGAGGCCCGGGCTGGGCCGCGTAGCGGGCCGCACGGGCGGCTGTGAGCCGACGAACCTGAGGTTGTTGGGGCCGCCGTCGGAGCTGTCCAGCATCTCCGGGCGGCGCTCGAGGCGCTCGAAGCGCTCGAGGCGTTCGAGACGGGCGGGCGAGACGGGGCTGCCGCCGGGGGCACCGCTGTTGtagctgttgctgctgcgggACATCCACGCCGCGGGCTGGGGCGCCGAAAGAGTGGGGGGGTGGCGGACGCGTGTGCTGTGAGAGGTGGTGAGCTGATCGCTGGCGCTGCGGGCGCTGCGGACGCTGCTGACGCTGGGAAGAGCCGCGGGGTCTGGGGTACGGTAGGCGCGTGCGCCGGGCGCTTAGCGGTGGTTCGGGAGGGGGTGGCCGGGCCGCTGAGAGCTTGTTTAGCTTTGTCGCTGGGGAGATACTTGGATCGTTGTTGGTGGTGTCTGAGATGAGTTTTTCGCGCTAGGCTTTCGCGTCGGAACGTGACccgggcgcggcggcggaGAAGAAGCCTCGGTTCGTACTCGATGACCACGTGTGTTTTGGCACGTGATTGGGCACGTGGGATTGTTCGTCATGTGATATCAAATGAGTCACGTGTGGTATATACGGTCATGTGATATCTAATGTGTCACGTGGTGTAGCCGTGGATCACGATACatctgtcacgtgatccCGTCGCCTTGCACG from Lachancea thermotolerans CBS 6340 chromosome F complete sequence includes the following:
- the SWE1 gene encoding tyrosine protein kinase SWE1 (some similarities with uniprot|P32944 Saccharomyces cerevisiae YJL187C SWE1 Protein kinase that regulates the G2/M transition by inhibition of Cdc28p kinase activity localizes to the nucleus and to the daughter side of the mother-bud neck homolog of S. pombe Wee1p potential Cdc28p substrate), whose amino-acid sequence is MSRSSNSYNSGAPGGSPVSPARLERLERFERLERRPEMLDSSDGGPNNLRFVGSQPPVRPATRPSPGLTRSARTLNLMQIPAINDYMDSWSPFEEQPERPATLKRSASKSELSPFVNDPAILRKWRYKQPPDPALRAADVAANATAEAAAAKHRKTLDQQAFSGAVPDQTAFASSGLVSKTKSHLMPQKITTPDTPVKKSPLAKNTSVSSIMDSPVHSHTSITVPFGSSQASPLGSASSRFESSNISSSFLPSAKTKRAHASKMFSNTVLTSTLQQFTDDLYGNDDDDSFLSDCVPSTAPTITFSADPSSPSRTPTKAPFAIKQPSPFMTSRPRRSINAKISRPTSPSVKQFQTSPDSHLSTKFLNVGSIGSGQFSTVYQVTFQPTNTKYAVKSMRPDKFNTTARILQEIEILSTISESKLDEEGKEYVLDFISSWKYQGYFYVMTEYCENGDLDTFLKKQIINKNSRLEDWRIWKIIVELSLALRFVHDSCQIAHLDLKPANVLITFEGSLKLADFGMAAKLPVGQTELENEGDREYIAPEIISDCIYDFRADIFSLGLMIVEIAANVVLPSNGNAWHKLRSGDLSDAGKLSSTEIHSDSLFSTGNTNTELTNLESCEEVNKLDFLVDHSSRIPAWVPKFLIDGVSLERMVRRMIDPNYKNRPTAEEILHSEECEYVEMTRKAGAIIQEDDFGPKPDFST